From Nymphalis io chromosome 10, ilAglIoxx1.1, whole genome shotgun sequence, a single genomic window includes:
- the LOC126771419 gene encoding uncharacterized protein LOC126771419 produces MHPIQKPTAAFQIIHMDITGKMGTSDDRHTLAALKRTVYLFGTPVQVVVDGGREFLGEFKTYCDRVGIDIHAIAPGVSRGNGQVERVVATLKNTLIMIKNYETEEWHTTLEELQLALNCTSHRVTGVAPLTLLTQRRHCVPSDLLTLMSHNAEQDGKRFNSRKARIRQFQRGSGRPRKVAHDQLRRAPQPGDQITVSAEEDNSPASANEPIPSTSRANIVEQQTHES; encoded by the coding sequence ATGCATCCGATTCAAAAACCGACGGCTGCCTTTCAAATTATACACATGGATATAACAGGCAAAATGGGAACATCTGACGACCGACATACGTTGGCCGCCTTAAAACGTACGGTTTACCTATTTGGTACTCCAGTGCAAGTAGTGGTCGACGGTGGAAGAGAGTTTTTAGGTGAATTTAAAACTTACTGCGACCGGGTAGGAATAGATATCCACGCTATAGCACCAGGAGTCAGCCGAGGAAATGGGCAAGTAGAACGTGTTGTAGCCACACTAAAAAATACTCTAATCATGATCAAGAACTATGAAACAGAAGAGTGGCACACAACGCTTGAAGAACTTCAGCTGGCACTAAACTGCACTTCTCATCGTGTGACGGGAGTGGCTCCACTTACTTTACTCACCCAGCGAAGACATTGTGTTCCTTCAGACTTGCTCACTCTTATGTCACATAATGCAGAACAAGACGGTAAACGCTTCAATTCAAGAAAAGCAAGGATCCGTCAGTTCCAACGAGGTTCAGGGCGTCCAAGAAAAGTTGCACATGATCAACTCCGTCGGGCACCTCAACCTGGAGACCAGATAACCGTATCGGCGGAAGAAGACAACTCTCCAGCATCAGCCAACGAGCCTATACCATCTACTTCGCGAGCCAATATTGTCGAACAACAAACTCATGAGTCATGA
- the LOC126771514 gene encoding syntaxin-1A-like isoform X1, whose amino-acid sequence MRSKDRLEELRHLASNAGVYNETVMEVSPEGHYVDIDDLFKEVENIRSWIHEMNHNTQLIRRLHADPTYHTNKHLQDQLDSVVTQSNTIGLKICGALRQLEVRARAAATARGVAARITHLQYAATRRLYAEALDRHQLALQLLRDYQYRLLQDQIKLTNLTISDEECEHLLESNNISLFVDNLRAETAEARLALREAEVRRDELARVEASLQSVRDLFVQLAHLVAVQQEQIDSVEYYALQATEHVESGGQQLLKGTVCRRKAKKKKMGLIICLASGFLIVLLVLVYT is encoded by the exons ATGAGGAGCAAGGACCGATTGGAGGAGCTAAGGCAT CTGGCGAGCAATGCGGGCGTGTACAATGAAACGGTTATGGAGGTATCGCCAGAGGGACATTACGTCGACATTGACGACCTCTTCAAAGAG GTGGAGAATATTCGCAGCTGGATCCATGAGATGAACCACAACACCCAACTCATCCGCCGCCTGCACGCCGACCCAACTTACCACACGAACAAgc ACTTGCAGGACCAGCTGGATTCGGTGGTGACGCAATCAAATACAATAGGATTGAAGATATGTGGCGCGCTGCGACAGCTAGAGGTGcgtgcgcgggcggcggcgaCCGCGCGGGGCGTAGCGGCGCGCATCACGCACTTGCAGTACGCGGCCACGCGACGCCTGTACGCAGAGGCTCTCGACCGTCACCAACTCGCATTGCAGCTGCTGCGCGACTACCAGTATCGTCTGCTACAAGATCAAATTAAGCTTA CGAATCTCACAATTTCGGATGAAGAGTGTGAACATCTTTTAGAATCGAATAACATATCTCTATTTGTGGACAAT TTACGGGCGGAGACGGCAGAGGCGCGGCTGGCCTTGCGCGAGGCGGAGGTGCGGCGTGACGAGCTGGCGCGTGTCGAGGCCTCTTTGCAATCTGTACGAGACCTCTTCGTGCAGCTCGCGCACCTCGTCGCAGTGCAA CAAGAACAAATCGATAGTGTAGAATACTACGCGCTGCAAGCAACTGAACACGTGGAGAGTGGCGGACAGCAGCTTCTAAAGGGTACTGTCTGTCGCAGGAAGGCGAAGAAG aaaaaaatggGACTTATTATTTGTCTCGCGTCCGGGTTCCTCATAGTGCTTCTGGTGCTGGTCTACACGTGA
- the LOC126771514 gene encoding syntaxin-1A-like isoform X2: MEVSPEGHYVDIDDLFKEVENIRSWIHEMNHNTQLIRRLHADPTYHTNKHLQDQLDSVVTQSNTIGLKICGALRQLEVRARAAATARGVAARITHLQYAATRRLYAEALDRHQLALQLLRDYQYRLLQDQIKLTNLTISDEECEHLLESNNISLFVDNLRAETAEARLALREAEVRRDELARVEASLQSVRDLFVQLAHLVAVQQEQIDSVEYYALQATEHVESGGQQLLKGTVCRRKAKKKKMGLIICLASGFLIVLLVLVYT; this comes from the exons ATGGAGGTATCGCCAGAGGGACATTACGTCGACATTGACGACCTCTTCAAAGAG GTGGAGAATATTCGCAGCTGGATCCATGAGATGAACCACAACACCCAACTCATCCGCCGCCTGCACGCCGACCCAACTTACCACACGAACAAgc ACTTGCAGGACCAGCTGGATTCGGTGGTGACGCAATCAAATACAATAGGATTGAAGATATGTGGCGCGCTGCGACAGCTAGAGGTGcgtgcgcgggcggcggcgaCCGCGCGGGGCGTAGCGGCGCGCATCACGCACTTGCAGTACGCGGCCACGCGACGCCTGTACGCAGAGGCTCTCGACCGTCACCAACTCGCATTGCAGCTGCTGCGCGACTACCAGTATCGTCTGCTACAAGATCAAATTAAGCTTA CGAATCTCACAATTTCGGATGAAGAGTGTGAACATCTTTTAGAATCGAATAACATATCTCTATTTGTGGACAAT TTACGGGCGGAGACGGCAGAGGCGCGGCTGGCCTTGCGCGAGGCGGAGGTGCGGCGTGACGAGCTGGCGCGTGTCGAGGCCTCTTTGCAATCTGTACGAGACCTCTTCGTGCAGCTCGCGCACCTCGTCGCAGTGCAA CAAGAACAAATCGATAGTGTAGAATACTACGCGCTGCAAGCAACTGAACACGTGGAGAGTGGCGGACAGCAGCTTCTAAAGGGTACTGTCTGTCGCAGGAAGGCGAAGAAG aaaaaaatggGACTTATTATTTGTCTCGCGTCCGGGTTCCTCATAGTGCTTCTGGTGCTGGTCTACACGTGA